In a single window of the Burkholderiales bacterium genome:
- a CDS encoding DUF502 domain-containing protein — MKKYLITGLLIWIPLVITIWVLKLVVDTLDQSLLLLPQEFRTEAWLGIHIPGMGVIMTLVIVFLTGLFATNLIGARLVQLWHFVLNRIPVVSSVYSSVKQISDTLFSSSGQAFRKALLVQWPREGMWTIAFLTGVPGGDVSNHLKGDYVSLYVPTTPNPTGGYFLMLPRSRIRELDMTVDEALKYIISMGVVGPKGNGTPPPESAPPRPADAGRPVASRN, encoded by the coding sequence GTGAAAAAATACCTCATCACCGGCCTGCTGATCTGGATCCCGCTCGTCATCACGATCTGGGTGCTGAAGCTGGTCGTCGACACGCTCGACCAGTCGCTGCTGCTCTTGCCGCAGGAGTTCCGCACCGAGGCCTGGCTGGGCATCCACATTCCCGGCATGGGCGTGATCATGACGCTGGTCATCGTCTTCCTGACCGGCCTGTTCGCGACCAACCTGATCGGCGCGCGCCTGGTGCAGTTATGGCATTTCGTCCTGAACCGCATCCCGGTCGTGAGTTCGGTCTACTCGAGCGTCAAGCAGATCTCCGACACGCTGTTTTCCTCGAGTGGTCAGGCATTCCGCAAGGCGCTGCTGGTGCAATGGCCGCGCGAGGGCATGTGGACCATCGCATTCCTCACCGGCGTCCCCGGCGGCGACGTGAGCAACCATCTGAAGGGCGATTACGTGAGCCTGTACGTGCCCACGACGCCGAACCCGACCGGCGGCTACTTCCTGATGCTGCCGCGCTCGCGCATCCGCGAACTCGACATGACGGTGGACGAGGCGCTCAAGTACATCATCTCGATGGGCGTCGTGGGGCCGAAGGGCAACGGGACGCCTCCGCCCGAGTCGGCGCCACCGCGTCCCGCGGACGCAGGCCGCCCCGTCGCCTCCCGAAATTGA